Proteins encoded in a region of the Deltaproteobacteria bacterium genome:
- the gyrA gene encoding DNA gyrase subunit A — protein sequence MEQIYQKTIPINIEDEMKNSYMAYAMSVIIGRAIPDVRDGMKPVHRRVLYAMSEMGNVWNKAYKKSARIVGDIIGKYHPHGDTAAYDTLVRMAQDFSMRYPLIDGQGNFGSVDGDPPAAMRYTEIRMARLAEEMLADLEKETVDFVPNYDSSMEEPTVLPARIPALLLNGSSGIAVGVATNIPPHNLSELIEGTIALIHNPEITIEGLMLHIKGPDFPTAGFINGREGIISAYQTGRGSIHMRSRAIIERNARNDRESIIVTELPYLVNKANLIEKISELVKEKKLEGISDLRDESDREGIRIVIDLKKDEPSGVILNQLYKHTQMETNFGVIMLAIDRSQPRVLNLKEVLQKFVDFRKEVITRRTIFDLRKTKERSHILEGLIIALNHIDAVVQLIKKSKSPQEAAHALSENFGLTEIQARAILDMRLQRLTGLEQDKILDEYRELSRLIVTLQGILDDLQKVLDIIVAELGEIKKKYGDDRRTEIVASVDDINIEDMIVEEDMVVTVSHYGYIKRNPVSLYRSQRRGGKGKVGMGTKEEDFVEKIFIASTHHYILIFTNLGRVYWLKVYQLPQAGRAAKGKAIVNLVNLSQGERVAAILPVKEFVDGKYIIMVTRKGIVKKTDLVAYSHPRAGGIIAITIDEGDELIGVQLTLGDQDVFLGTRKGQSIRFHEQDVRDVGRTARGVIGIRMDDDDAVVGMEIPSEGNSIVTVSENGYGKRTDVEEYRRQNRGGQGVINLKTVSKIGNVSGVLQVTGEEDIILISNAGKIIRLKVPEVPLLHRSTQGVKLIEIDPDEKLVGVARAEREAEEKDDDLLQEGEEEEAVNGLEDDAGGQEDVT from the coding sequence ATGGAGCAGATTTACCAGAAGACTATTCCCATCAATATCGAAGATGAAATGAAGAACTCCTACATGGCTTACGCGATGAGCGTGATTATCGGCCGCGCCATTCCGGACGTCCGGGACGGCATGAAGCCGGTTCATCGCCGGGTTCTCTACGCCATGTCGGAAATGGGGAACGTCTGGAACAAGGCCTATAAGAAATCCGCCAGGATCGTCGGAGATATCATCGGTAAGTATCATCCCCACGGCGATACCGCCGCCTATGACACCCTTGTCCGGATGGCCCAGGACTTCTCCATGCGCTACCCCTTGATTGACGGACAGGGAAATTTCGGCAGCGTGGATGGAGATCCGCCTGCCGCGATGCGTTACACGGAGATCAGGATGGCGAGACTTGCCGAGGAAATGCTTGCTGACCTGGAAAAAGAAACGGTTGATTTTGTCCCCAACTACGATTCCTCCATGGAGGAGCCGACGGTCCTTCCCGCGCGGATACCCGCGCTTCTCCTGAACGGTTCCTCGGGGATTGCCGTGGGCGTGGCTACCAACATCCCTCCCCATAATTTAAGCGAACTCATTGAAGGGACGATTGCCCTGATCCACAATCCGGAGATCACGATTGAAGGACTGATGCTCCATATAAAAGGCCCCGATTTCCCGACTGCCGGTTTCATCAACGGGAGGGAAGGGATCATCTCCGCCTACCAGACGGGCAGGGGGTCCATCCACATGAGGTCCAGGGCGATTATCGAGAGAAACGCGAGGAACGACCGGGAGAGCATCATCGTCACGGAACTCCCCTATCTCGTGAATAAGGCCAATCTGATCGAGAAGATTTCCGAGCTGGTAAAAGAGAAAAAGCTGGAAGGCATCTCCGATCTCCGTGATGAGTCAGACCGGGAAGGGATACGGATCGTCATTGACCTGAAGAAAGATGAGCCCTCCGGAGTCATTCTCAACCAACTCTACAAGCATACCCAGATGGAGACAAATTTCGGGGTTATCATGCTGGCGATTGACCGCAGTCAGCCGAGGGTGCTCAATCTGAAGGAAGTACTTCAAAAGTTTGTAGATTTCCGCAAGGAGGTTATAACCCGTAGAACGATCTTTGACCTTCGGAAAACGAAAGAAAGGTCCCATATCCTGGAAGGGCTGATCATTGCCCTCAACCACATTGATGCCGTGGTTCAGCTCATTAAGAAATCCAAAAGCCCCCAGGAGGCCGCACATGCGCTCTCCGAGAATTTTGGTCTTACGGAGATTCAGGCGCGGGCTATTTTGGACATGCGTCTGCAGAGGCTTACCGGGCTCGAACAGGACAAGATTCTTGACGAGTACAGGGAACTGTCACGGTTAATCGTCACGTTGCAGGGCATCCTGGATGATCTGCAGAAGGTGCTCGATATCATCGTGGCGGAACTGGGGGAGATCAAGAAAAAGTATGGCGATGACAGACGCACAGAGATCGTGGCGAGCGTAGACGATATTAATATTGAAGACATGATTGTGGAAGAAGACATGGTGGTGACCGTATCTCATTACGGCTACATTAAAAGGAACCCTGTCAGCCTTTACCGAAGCCAGCGGCGTGGCGGGAAGGGAAAGGTAGGCATGGGGACCAAAGAAGAAGATTTTGTTGAGAAAATCTTTATCGCTTCCACCCATCACTATATTCTGATTTTTACGAATTTGGGGCGCGTGTACTGGTTGAAGGTGTATCAGCTTCCACAGGCCGGGCGGGCGGCGAAGGGCAAAGCCATCGTAAATCTGGTTAATCTGTCGCAGGGGGAGAGGGTGGCCGCAATCCTGCCTGTCAAGGAGTTCGTTGACGGTAAGTACATAATTATGGTGACAAGGAAAGGCATTGTCAAGAAGACCGACCTGGTGGCCTACTCGCACCCGCGGGCCGGGGGAATCATCGCCATCACGATTGATGAAGGGGACGAACTCATTGGCGTTCAGTTGACGCTGGGAGACCAGGATGTCTTTCTGGGAACAAGGAAAGGGCAATCCATCCGTTTCCATGAGCAGGACGTCCGGGATGTGGGAAGGACGGCCAGGGGCGTTATCGGCATCCGCATGGACGATGACGATGCAGTGGTCGGGATGGAGATCCCTTCGGAGGGCAATTCCATTGTAACCGTTTCTGAAAACGGCTACGGCAAACGAACGGATGTGGAAGAGTACCGGAGGCAGAACCGGGGCGGCCAGGGCGTTATCAATCTCAAAACGGTATCCAAGATAGGAAATGTTTCGGGGGTTCTCCAGGTTACGGGTGAGGAAGACATCATACTGATCAGTAACGCGGGGAAAATCATACGGTTGAAGGTTCCGGAAGTTCCCCTTCTGCATAGGAGCACGCAGGGGGTAAAACTGATCGAGATTGATCCCGACGAAAAACTGGTTGGCGTGGCCCGCGCCGAGAGGGAAGCGGAGGAAAAGGACGACGATCTGTTGCAGGAAGGTGAAGAGGAAGAAGCCGTAAACGGGTTAGAAGACGACGCCGGCGGTCAGGAAGATGTGACGTGA
- a CDS encoding nucleotidyltransferase domain-containing protein: protein MNKIVKNWVATSNYDMQTADAMYKTGRYLYDDKMAKATPKIRSIINRYIKNLRDMGVPVERVFLFGSHASLEAGEESDVDLAVVSPLFDVSPLFERMSLWDRAGYLGKAAWDIPYPMDVLGFAPSQVRKATPGTLLNHILKHGIEITR, encoded by the coding sequence TTGAATAAAATTGTTAAGAACTGGGTAGCCACCTCGAATTATGACATGCAAACAGCAGATGCAATGTATAAGACAGGCCGGTATCTGTATGATGATAAAATGGCTAAAGCAACACCTAAAATCAGAAGTATAATCAACCGCTATATCAAAAATCTAAGGGATATGGGCGTACCTGTTGAGCGCGTATTTCTGTTTGGATCACATGCGAGTCTTGAAGCCGGTGAGGAAAGCGATGTGGACCTGGCCGTCGTGTCACCCCTGTTTGACGTGTCACCCCTGTTTGAAAGGATGAGTCTCTGGGACAGGGCTGGTTATCTCGGTAAAGCTGCCTGGGACATCCCCTATCCAATGGATGTTCTCGGTTTTGCACCATCGCAGGTCAGAAAAGCGACGCCGGGTACTCTCCTGAACCACATATTGAAACACGGTATAGAAATCACCCGGTAG
- a CDS encoding UPF0158 family protein has product MAVSFNDIENAFFFVGSAPEYARSAILCRDTGEIFYTSDLGDSDDLPEDIDDPEKYIEIPHKNELDLGKTLVIEFMSERLPTEVGWVHNIFRHRGAYARFKEFLEAKGLLEEWYTYEDTRQKAALREWCCENDIELTD; this is encoded by the coding sequence ATGGCTGTTAGCTTTAACGATATCGAGAACGCATTTTTTTTCGTTGGCTCTGCACCGGAGTATGCGAGATCTGCCATTCTATGCAGAGATACCGGAGAGATATTTTATACTTCCGACTTGGGCGATTCCGATGACTTGCCGGAGGATATTGATGATCCTGAAAAGTATATCGAAATACCCCATAAAAACGAATTGGACCTCGGCAAAACACTTGTGATTGAATTCATGTCAGAACGTTTACCCACTGAGGTAGGATGGGTTCATAATATTTTTCGACACAGGGGAGCTTACGCGAGATTCAAAGAGTTTCTCGAGGCAAAAGGCTTACTTGAGGAATGGTACACATACGAAGATACGCGACAGAAAGCGGCTCTCAGAGAGTGGTGCTGCGAGAATGACATTGAATTAACGGACTAA
- a CDS encoding CBS domain-containing protein, whose amino-acid sequence MLKAKDIMTKEVITVYPETEIFQVAKLLIEHHINGLPVVDKEGCLKGIICQADLIVQQRKIPLPSFFILLDSVIPLTSPKNIEKELQKMTAITASEAMTPNPITVNPDTGLEDIATLMVKNNIHTLPVLDQGKLVGIIGKEDILRSLIPSEKNN is encoded by the coding sequence ATGCTCAAAGCCAAGGACATTATGACAAAGGAAGTCATTACGGTTTATCCAGAGACGGAGATTTTTCAGGTCGCGAAATTACTGATAGAACACCACATCAATGGTCTGCCCGTAGTCGATAAAGAGGGGTGCCTGAAAGGGATTATCTGCCAGGCTGATCTGATCGTCCAGCAAAGAAAGATTCCCCTGCCTTCCTTCTTCATCCTGCTCGATAGTGTTATCCCCTTAACCTCCCCTAAAAATATTGAAAAAGAATTACAGAAAATGACTGCAATTACCGCAAGCGAAGCCATGACCCCTAATCCCATAACAGTTAATCCGGATACCGGTTTGGAAGACATCGCCACACTCATGGTGAAGAATAACATACACACGTTGCCTGTCCTGGATCAAGGCAAGCTGGTTGGAATTATAGGTAAGGAGGATATTCTGCGCAGCCTGATACCCTCTGAGAAAAATAATTAA